Below is a window of Nakamurella alba DNA.
GCCGGCCCGCACGAGCGGACCGAGTCCCGCACCAACCAGCGCAACGGTCACCGGCCGCGGACGCTGTCCACGATCGCCGGTGATCTGGAGCTGCAGATCCCGAAACTC
It encodes the following:
- a CDS encoding transposase, translating into MLEELKDTGVEERIRAAARTIYQALIDAELTSVIGAGPHERTESRTNQRNGHRPRTLSTIAGDLELQIPKL